In Chaetodon trifascialis isolate fChaTrf1 chromosome 4, fChaTrf1.hap1, whole genome shotgun sequence, one DNA window encodes the following:
- the slc1a6 gene encoding excitatory amino acid transporter 4 isoform X1 produces MSVSHETCLLDQVLELIMNEKPPTSASLFLNEDSDKPPLPERGDLRRRIRRAMERRASSMKERMSSISKDTVKGFLKRNLFVLFTVAAVALGVILGLTLRPHNLSLREIKYFSFPGELLMRMLQMLVLPLIVSSLVTGISSLDSKASGKMGVRAVVYYMVTTLIAVFIGIVIVIIIRPGKGSRDSPVTNSGNIEPVQAADAFLDLIRNMFPPNLVEACFKQYKTVYKKTVYTRNVTVSLNLTDSLNITESKLNLSRVLHTIQETVEETVPVSGSSAGVNALGLVVFSMCFGLVIGNMKQQGQALRDFFDCLNEAIMRLVSIIIWYAPVGILFLIAGKIVEMKNLAEVGGQLGMYTVSVIVGLLIHGLFVLPLLYFLVTRKNPYIFIGGLLQALITALGTSSSSATLPITFRCLEENNRVDKRVTRFVLPVGATINMDGTALYEAVAAIFIAQVNDMDLNFGQILTISITATAASIGAAGIPQAGLVTMVIVLTSVGLPTEDITLIIAVDWFLDRLRTTTNVLGDSLGAGIVEHLSRGELQNQDAEVRNSVIEENEKPYQLICQENDSLNHRNSETTM; encoded by the exons GAGAGGAGAGCCAGCAGCATGAAGGAGAGGATGAGCTCCATCAGTAAGGACACCGTCAAAGGTTTCCTCAAGAGGAACCTGTTCGTTCTGTTCACTGTCGCCGCTGTGGCTCTGG GTGTAATCCTGGGCCTTACTTTACGCCCTCACAACCTGTCCCTGAGGGAGATCAAGTACTTCTCCTTTCCTGGGGAGCTACTAATGAGAATGCTACAGATGCTGGTGCTGCCTCTCATCGTCTCCAGTCTGGTTACAG gtATTTCCTCCTTGGACAGCAAAGCGTCAGGTAAGATGGGTGTGCGTGCAGTGGTCTACTACATGGTGACCACCCTGATTGCCGTGTTCATTGGCATTGTCATCGTGATAATCATCCGGCCGGGGAAAGGCAGCAGGGACAGTCCTGTGACCAACAGTGGAAACATAGAACCAGTTCAGGCTGCAGATGCTTTCCTGGATCTCATCAG GAACATGTTTCCTCCCAATCTGGTGGAGGCTTGTTTCAAGCAG TATAAaactgtttacaagaaaactgtGTACACAAGGAACGTGACAGTGAGCCTGAACCTCACCGACTCCCTTAACATCACAGAGTCTAAGCTGAACCTCAGCAGGGTGCTGCACACCATACAG GAGACTGTGGAGGAGACTGTCCCTGTGTCAGGCTCCTCTGCCGGCGTGAACGCTCTGGGTTTGGTGGTTTTCTCCATGTGCTTCGGTCTGGTCATTGGCAACATGAAGCAGCAGGGCCAGGCCCTCAGGGACTTCTTTGACTGCCTGAATGAAGCCATCATGAGGCTGGTGTCCATCATCATCTG GTATGCTCCAGTGGGCATCCTCTTCCTGAttgcaggaaagattgtggagATGAAGAATCTGGCGGAGGTGGGCGGCCAGCTGGGGATGTACACCGTGTCGGTCATTGTGGGCCTCCTCATCCACGGCCTCTTTGTCCTGCCGCTGCTCTACTTCCTGGTGACCAGGAAGAATCCCTACATCTTCATTGGCGGCCTGCTGCAGGCGCTCATCACTGCTCTGGGAACCTCATCTAG CTCTGCTACTCTGCCCATCACCTTCCGCTGTCTGGAGGAGAACAACCGCGTGGATAAACGAGTGACACGTTTCGTCCTCCCTGTGGGTGCCACCATCAACATGGATGGCACCGCACTCTACGAGGCTGTGGCAGCCATCTTTATTGCTCAAGTCAATGACATGGACCTCAACTTTGGCCAGATTCTCACCATCAG TATCACGGCAACTGCTGCCAGCATCGGAGCAGCAGGCATCCCTCAGGCTGGCCTCGTTACCATGGTGATCGTATTGACATCGGTGGGACTGCCCACAGAGGACATAACACTGATCATCGCTGTGGATTGGTTCTT gGACCGCTTGCGTACCACCACCAACGTGCTGGGTGACTCGCTCGGGGCTGGCATTGTGGAGCACCTTTCCCGCGGAGAGCTGCAGAATCAGGACGCCGAGGTGCGCAACTCCGTAATCGAGGAGAACGAGAAGCCCTACCAGCTGATCTGCCAGGAAAACGATTCACTCAATCACCGCAACAGCGAGACCACAATGTGA
- the slc1a6 gene encoding excitatory amino acid transporter 4 isoform X2: MNEKPPTSASLFLNEDSDKPPLPERGDLRRRIRRAMERRASSMKERMSSISKDTVKGFLKRNLFVLFTVAAVALGVILGLTLRPHNLSLREIKYFSFPGELLMRMLQMLVLPLIVSSLVTGISSLDSKASGKMGVRAVVYYMVTTLIAVFIGIVIVIIIRPGKGSRDSPVTNSGNIEPVQAADAFLDLIRNMFPPNLVEACFKQYKTVYKKTVYTRNVTVSLNLTDSLNITESKLNLSRVLHTIQETVEETVPVSGSSAGVNALGLVVFSMCFGLVIGNMKQQGQALRDFFDCLNEAIMRLVSIIIWYAPVGILFLIAGKIVEMKNLAEVGGQLGMYTVSVIVGLLIHGLFVLPLLYFLVTRKNPYIFIGGLLQALITALGTSSSSATLPITFRCLEENNRVDKRVTRFVLPVGATINMDGTALYEAVAAIFIAQVNDMDLNFGQILTISITATAASIGAAGIPQAGLVTMVIVLTSVGLPTEDITLIIAVDWFLDRLRTTTNVLGDSLGAGIVEHLSRGELQNQDAEVRNSVIEENEKPYQLICQENDSLNHRNSETTM, translated from the exons GAGAGGAGAGCCAGCAGCATGAAGGAGAGGATGAGCTCCATCAGTAAGGACACCGTCAAAGGTTTCCTCAAGAGGAACCTGTTCGTTCTGTTCACTGTCGCCGCTGTGGCTCTGG GTGTAATCCTGGGCCTTACTTTACGCCCTCACAACCTGTCCCTGAGGGAGATCAAGTACTTCTCCTTTCCTGGGGAGCTACTAATGAGAATGCTACAGATGCTGGTGCTGCCTCTCATCGTCTCCAGTCTGGTTACAG gtATTTCCTCCTTGGACAGCAAAGCGTCAGGTAAGATGGGTGTGCGTGCAGTGGTCTACTACATGGTGACCACCCTGATTGCCGTGTTCATTGGCATTGTCATCGTGATAATCATCCGGCCGGGGAAAGGCAGCAGGGACAGTCCTGTGACCAACAGTGGAAACATAGAACCAGTTCAGGCTGCAGATGCTTTCCTGGATCTCATCAG GAACATGTTTCCTCCCAATCTGGTGGAGGCTTGTTTCAAGCAG TATAAaactgtttacaagaaaactgtGTACACAAGGAACGTGACAGTGAGCCTGAACCTCACCGACTCCCTTAACATCACAGAGTCTAAGCTGAACCTCAGCAGGGTGCTGCACACCATACAG GAGACTGTGGAGGAGACTGTCCCTGTGTCAGGCTCCTCTGCCGGCGTGAACGCTCTGGGTTTGGTGGTTTTCTCCATGTGCTTCGGTCTGGTCATTGGCAACATGAAGCAGCAGGGCCAGGCCCTCAGGGACTTCTTTGACTGCCTGAATGAAGCCATCATGAGGCTGGTGTCCATCATCATCTG GTATGCTCCAGTGGGCATCCTCTTCCTGAttgcaggaaagattgtggagATGAAGAATCTGGCGGAGGTGGGCGGCCAGCTGGGGATGTACACCGTGTCGGTCATTGTGGGCCTCCTCATCCACGGCCTCTTTGTCCTGCCGCTGCTCTACTTCCTGGTGACCAGGAAGAATCCCTACATCTTCATTGGCGGCCTGCTGCAGGCGCTCATCACTGCTCTGGGAACCTCATCTAG CTCTGCTACTCTGCCCATCACCTTCCGCTGTCTGGAGGAGAACAACCGCGTGGATAAACGAGTGACACGTTTCGTCCTCCCTGTGGGTGCCACCATCAACATGGATGGCACCGCACTCTACGAGGCTGTGGCAGCCATCTTTATTGCTCAAGTCAATGACATGGACCTCAACTTTGGCCAGATTCTCACCATCAG TATCACGGCAACTGCTGCCAGCATCGGAGCAGCAGGCATCCCTCAGGCTGGCCTCGTTACCATGGTGATCGTATTGACATCGGTGGGACTGCCCACAGAGGACATAACACTGATCATCGCTGTGGATTGGTTCTT gGACCGCTTGCGTACCACCACCAACGTGCTGGGTGACTCGCTCGGGGCTGGCATTGTGGAGCACCTTTCCCGCGGAGAGCTGCAGAATCAGGACGCCGAGGTGCGCAACTCCGTAATCGAGGAGAACGAGAAGCCCTACCAGCTGATCTGCCAGGAAAACGATTCACTCAATCACCGCAACAGCGAGACCACAATGTGA